In the genome of Vicia villosa cultivar HV-30 ecotype Madison, WI linkage group LG7, Vvil1.0, whole genome shotgun sequence, one region contains:
- the LOC131615822 gene encoding uncharacterized protein LOC131615822 produces the protein MMAFSLTHTQINFNIFHTHNNLLLRKSLKTLASMSQSKSKRPICPSCSKPTRTCLCSRILTPPIPNSVHVTILQHSLECNHPLNSTRIAKLELNNLTIATVSDVNFQSRFLIQLLDSNSNSVGNVSKGLFSHEIEDAHDLFGDKNSNLIDDVVVNDEVKKIPIHPNCDDKEPAITVTIGKYGKITSLSHNWIQQCESNELSFDKILSCGEACEELSKGFVVKKLQKKQLNREESVEEYEEFELEVCSGSVLLFPSDDAVSVGDLDAVGFEVKNLIVLDGTWAKAKRIYSENPWLNVLPHLKLEVNETSLYGDVRNQPKAGYLSTIESIVFALKAIGEDYKGLDNLLDTFESMVGDQRRCKDERLSKVLPS, from the coding sequence ATGATGGCTTTTTCTCTCACTCACACCCAAATCAACTTCAACATTTTTCACACACACAACAACCTCCTTCTACGTAAATCCCTCAAAACTTTAGCATCAATGTCACAGAGTAAATCCAAAAGACCCATTTGCCCTTCATGTTCCAAACCCACCCGAACCTGTCTCTGCTCTCGAATCCTCACTCCTCCTATCCCTAATTCCGTCCATGTAACCATTCTTCAGCACTCTCTAGAATGCAACCACCCTCTTAATTCTACTAGAATCGCCAAATTGGAACTCAACAATCTCACAATTGCCACTGTTTCTGATGTTAACTTTCAATCTCGATTCCTAATTCAACTTTTAGATTCAAATTCTAATTCTGTTGGAAATGTGTCCAAGGGTTTGTTTTCTCATGAAATTGAAGATGCCCATGATTTGTTTGGTGATAAAAATTCAAACTTGATTGATGATGTAGTGGTGAATGATGAAGTTAAGAAAATCCCAATTCATCCAAATTGTGATGATAAAGAGCCTGCAATTACTGTTACCATTGGCAAATATGGTAAAATTACGTCTCTGTCTCATAATTGGATACAGCAATGTGAGTCTAATGAGTTAAGCTTTGACAAGATTTTGTCTTGTGGTGAAGCATGTGAAGAACTCTCAAAAGGGTTTGTGGTGAAGAAGTTGCAAAAGAAGCAATTGAATAGGGAAGAAAGTGTGGAAGAATATGAGGAATTTGAGCTTGAGGTTTGTTCTGGATCAGTGCTACTTTTTCCTTCTGATGATGCTGTTAGTGTTGGTGACTTGGATGCTGTTGGTTTTGAGGTGAAGAACTTGATTGTTCTTGATGGAACATGGGCTAAGGCTAAGAGGATTTATAGTGAAAATCCTTGGCTGAATGTATTGCCGCATTTGAAGTTGGAAGTGAATGAGACGAGTTTATATGGCGATGTGAGGAATCAGCCTAAGGCTGGTTATTTGTCTACAATTGAGAGcattgtgtttgctttgaaggcAATTGGGGAGGATTACAAGGGTTTGGATAATCTCTTGGATACTTTTGAGTCTATGGTTGGAGATCAAAGGCGGTGTAAAGACGAGAGATTGAGCAAAGTCTTACCTAGTTGA